A single window of Balaenoptera ricei isolate mBalRic1 chromosome 15, mBalRic1.hap2, whole genome shotgun sequence DNA harbors:
- the PFDN4 gene encoding prefoldin subunit 4 isoform X2, protein MSDPSSNLARARFPPTLQTEKLRAAAEDVNVTFEDQQKINKFARNTSRITELKEEIEVKKKQLQNLEDACEDIMLADDDCLMVPYQIGDVFISHSQEETQEMLEEAKKNLQEEIDALESRVESIQRVLADLKVQLYAKFGSNINLEADES, encoded by the exons ATGTCGGATCCTTCCAGCAATTTAGCAAGGGCACGTTTTCCCCCCACTTTACAGACGGAGAAACTTAGAGCG GCTGCAGAAGATGTCAACGTTACTTTTGAAGATcaacaaaagataaacaaatttgcaCGGAATACAAGTAGAATCACAGagctgaaggaagaaatagaagtaaaaaaG AAACAACTCCAGAATTTAGAAGATGCTTGTGAGGACATCATGCTTGCAGACGACGACTGCTTAATGGTACCTTATCAGATTGGCGATGTTTTCATTAGCCATTCTCAAgaagaaacacaagaaatgttaGAAGAAGCAAAG aaaaatttgCAAGAAGAAATTGATGCCTTAGAATCCAGAGTGGAATCAATTCAGCGGGTGTTAGCAGATTTGAAAGTTCAGTTATATGCAAAATTTGGGAGCAACATAAACCTTGAAGCTGATGAAagttaa
- the PFDN4 gene encoding prefoldin subunit 4 isoform X1, with product MDVLPPEPVFLTSMLSDESPLAEGICSAAEDVNVTFEDQQKINKFARNTSRITELKEEIEVKKKQLQNLEDACEDIMLADDDCLMVPYQIGDVFISHSQEETQEMLEEAKKNLQEEIDALESRVESIQRVLADLKVQLYAKFGSNINLEADES from the exons ATGGATGTTCTGCCTCCAGAGCCTGTGTTTTTAACTTCCATGCTGTCTGATGAGAGTCCCCTGGCTGAAGGGATTTGCTCT GCTGCAGAAGATGTCAACGTTACTTTTGAAGATcaacaaaagataaacaaatttgcaCGGAATACAAGTAGAATCACAGagctgaaggaagaaatagaagtaaaaaaG AAACAACTCCAGAATTTAGAAGATGCTTGTGAGGACATCATGCTTGCAGACGACGACTGCTTAATGGTACCTTATCAGATTGGCGATGTTTTCATTAGCCATTCTCAAgaagaaacacaagaaatgttaGAAGAAGCAAAG aaaaatttgCAAGAAGAAATTGATGCCTTAGAATCCAGAGTGGAATCAATTCAGCGGGTGTTAGCAGATTTGAAAGTTCAGTTATATGCAAAATTTGGGAGCAACATAAACCTTGAAGCTGATGAAagttaa
- the PFDN4 gene encoding prefoldin subunit 4 isoform X3, translated as MAATMKKAAAEDVNVTFEDQQKINKFARNTSRITELKEEIEVKKKQLQNLEDACEDIMLADDDCLMVPYQIGDVFISHSQEETQEMLEEAKKNLQEEIDALESRVESIQRVLADLKVQLYAKFGSNINLEADES; from the exons ATGGCGGCCACCATGAAGAAGGCG GCTGCAGAAGATGTCAACGTTACTTTTGAAGATcaacaaaagataaacaaatttgcaCGGAATACAAGTAGAATCACAGagctgaaggaagaaatagaagtaaaaaaG AAACAACTCCAGAATTTAGAAGATGCTTGTGAGGACATCATGCTTGCAGACGACGACTGCTTAATGGTACCTTATCAGATTGGCGATGTTTTCATTAGCCATTCTCAAgaagaaacacaagaaatgttaGAAGAAGCAAAG aaaaatttgCAAGAAGAAATTGATGCCTTAGAATCCAGAGTGGAATCAATTCAGCGGGTGTTAGCAGATTTGAAAGTTCAGTTATATGCAAAATTTGGGAGCAACATAAACCTTGAAGCTGATGAAagttaa